The following proteins come from a genomic window of Deinococcus aerophilus:
- a CDS encoding replication initiator protein A, which translates to MALERRQKKPTVSSAQRLTEANVARLGLISIQERIPSDFTRWEVEFEVDGRLGQLSCFSPSEYGGVPHGLDGDVANALIDIFIEQGSPDSGVVTTTASQLLLRAGLHNNGHYHRILTESLRRLKQATYTMSHAWRDHEQRRWTSGTFSYVLAYEVTSSERDTVTAGAMLSVTLAGQIVKSIRAKYVKPLDYGFLTSLERPLTRALYRLLDAKRYDPQDLSRSLVSYQVNLLEWASECKIVDRRTDKIRRTLEGAHEELKDRGYLKDILIEGRGRKQTLTYVFGAPAQDLAQDSELVAILVTHRVARPVARKLVETHGDARVRGRLARFKALLASGYKARSPSALLVDMIRDEEDKYVDPPPAGESAQVVRAANPPVFRSDPDEEERAREAAFQALSLTQQAERAMPTLQLLLKNRLDTMQYTQLRSALGEGRADAGLVVKAVTKAVFEGRTDEAVGQLLLLL; encoded by the coding sequence GTGGCCCTTGAACGCAGGCAGAAAAAACCGACGGTCTCATCCGCGCAGCGGCTGACCGAGGCCAACGTCGCGCGTCTTGGCCTCATCAGCATTCAGGAACGCATTCCCAGTGATTTCACCCGCTGGGAAGTCGAGTTCGAGGTGGACGGCCGTCTGGGACAGCTGTCGTGCTTCAGTCCGTCAGAGTATGGTGGCGTCCCCCATGGCCTCGACGGCGACGTGGCCAACGCCCTGATCGACATTTTCATCGAGCAGGGTTCACCAGACAGCGGTGTGGTCACCACCACGGCCAGTCAGCTGCTGTTGCGCGCTGGCCTGCACAACAATGGGCATTACCACCGCATCCTGACCGAGTCGCTGCGCCGACTGAAACAGGCGACGTACACCATGAGCCACGCCTGGCGCGACCACGAGCAGCGGCGCTGGACGAGCGGGACCTTCAGTTACGTGCTGGCGTACGAGGTGACCTCCAGCGAGCGCGACACGGTCACGGCGGGCGCGATGCTGTCGGTGACGCTGGCGGGACAGATCGTCAAGTCCATCCGTGCGAAGTACGTCAAGCCGCTGGACTACGGCTTTCTGACCTCGCTGGAGCGGCCACTGACCCGGGCGCTGTACCGGCTGCTGGACGCCAAACGGTATGACCCGCAGGACCTGAGCCGGTCGCTGGTGTCCTACCAGGTGAACCTGCTGGAGTGGGCGTCGGAATGCAAGATCGTGGACCGGCGCACCGACAAGATCCGCCGGACCCTGGAAGGCGCCCACGAGGAACTCAAGGATCGGGGGTACCTCAAGGACATCCTGATCGAGGGCCGCGGCCGGAAGCAGACGCTGACATACGTGTTTGGTGCGCCGGCGCAGGATCTCGCGCAGGATTCGGAACTCGTCGCCATCCTCGTCACGCACCGCGTGGCCCGGCCGGTGGCACGGAAGCTGGTGGAGACGCACGGAGACGCGCGCGTGCGGGGTCGCCTGGCGCGCTTCAAGGCGCTGCTCGCGTCAGGCTACAAGGCCCGCAGTCCATCCGCGCTGCTGGTGGACATGATCCGGGACGAGGAGGACAAGTACGTCGACCCTCCGCCGGCAGGGGAGAGTGCGCAGGTCGTCCGGGCCGCGAACCCTCCGGTGTTCCGCAGTGACCCGGACGAGGAGGAGCGGGCGCGCGAGGCGGCCTTTCAGGCGCTGAGCCTGACCCAGCAGGCGGAGCGGGCCATGCCGACCCTGCAATTGCTGCTCAAGAACAGGCTCGACACCATGCAGTACACCCAGCTGCGCTCGGCGCTGGGTGAGGGCCGAGCCGATGCCGGTCTGGTCGTGAAGGCCGTCACGAAAGCGGTGTTCGAGGGCCGCACCGACGAGGCGGTCGGGCAGCTGCTGCTGCTCCTGTAA
- a CDS encoding SDR family oxidoreductase has translation MVLVVGATGHLGRSICEQLAQQGKEVRAVVRPSSPPEQVNALRTLGAQLVQADLKDAASLLAACQGMDVVISTATTTLRDPTKDSIPDVDHQGGLNLVEAARQSGVGHFVYVSFPEFYDGARPSPLSQAKRAVERELQHGEMPFTILQPGVFMEVWLSPALGFDPLNARARVLGSGEAPIGWISLHDVARAAVACLDHPDLRGATLPLVAENRSVREVVGLFEQIGGRTFELEHVPVEALETQVTAANSPLEQSFAALMLTLAQGVPITPDPRQDALCPAPTTLPEYAHQVAAPSPLETPRRGGQKAHP, from the coding sequence ATGGTTCTCGTCGTCGGCGCCACTGGACACCTTGGCCGCAGCATCTGTGAACAGCTCGCCCAGCAGGGCAAAGAGGTGCGTGCGGTCGTCCGCCCCTCTTCCCCGCCGGAGCAGGTCAATGCCCTCCGTACCCTGGGAGCTCAGCTCGTGCAGGCCGACCTGAAGGACGCCGCCTCGCTGCTCGCCGCTTGTCAGGGAATGGACGTGGTGATCAGTACCGCCACGACCACCCTGCGTGACCCCACGAAGGATTCGATTCCCGACGTCGATCATCAGGGCGGGTTGAACCTCGTGGAGGCGGCCCGGCAGTCCGGCGTGGGGCACTTCGTGTACGTCTCGTTCCCGGAATTCTACGACGGAGCGCGCCCTTCCCCGTTGTCGCAGGCCAAGCGAGCTGTGGAGCGGGAACTACAGCACGGGGAGATGCCCTTCACGATCCTCCAGCCCGGCGTCTTCATGGAAGTCTGGCTCAGCCCAGCGCTGGGCTTTGACCCCCTGAATGCCCGGGCACGTGTACTCGGCAGCGGCGAGGCGCCAATCGGCTGGATCAGCCTGCATGACGTGGCCCGCGCCGCAGTGGCCTGCCTGGACCACCCTGACCTACGCGGGGCCACACTCCCCCTGGTCGCCGAGAACCGCAGTGTGCGCGAGGTCGTGGGGCTGTTCGAGCAGATCGGCGGGCGGACCTTCGAGCTCGAGCACGTCCCAGTCGAGGCCTTGGAAACGCAGGTGACCGCCGCGAACTCACCTCTTGAACAGAGCTTCGCCGCCCTGATGCTCACCCTCGCCCAGGGAGTACCCATCACACCGGATCCCCGGCAAGACGCCCTGTGCCCTGCGCCGACCACGTTGCCGGAGTATGCGCACCAGGTGGCGGCGCCCAGCCCTCTGGAGACACCAAGACGTGGAGGGCAGAAGGCTCACCCATGA
- a CDS encoding PadR family transcriptional regulator — protein sequence MEHHRSSPSAPSPLTLADGEKHGYAIMKAVENHSDGLTRMGPGTLKRLLEAGLVAESDERPCPALDDQCRRCYRLTPPG from the coding sequence ATGGAGCATCACCGATCCTCACCCAGCGCCCCCTCGCCTCTGACCCTCGCTGACGGCGAAAAGCATGGCTACGCGATCATGAAAGCCGTCGAGAACCACTCCGACGGCCTCACCCGCATGGGTCCCGGCACCCTCAAGCGCCTGCTGGAGGCCGGGCTGGTCGCCGAGAGCGACGAGCGGCCTTGTCCCGCTCTGGATGACCAGTGCCGCCGCTGCTACCGCCTCACGCCGCCGGGATAA
- a CDS encoding superoxide dismutase family protein yields MKPVLLSGMVALPLWFAGAQPPPTVPAPPLIASVELRDVRGRVVGEAELREDPAGVVTLRIQLQGFQEAVPGEHGLHLHAVGACTPTFATAGGHFNPSSRPHGYLNRDGHHAGDLPNLRVDADGNATLQVRTSQVTLSEGAHSLFDADGAALVLHTGPDDYLTDPAGASGDRIACGVLTRVPWRAVVRQSDPIAASFF; encoded by the coding sequence ATGAAGCCAGTGCTGTTGTCCGGGATGGTCGCCCTGCCACTGTGGTTCGCAGGCGCCCAGCCACCGCCCACAGTGCCGGCCCCACCGCTGATTGCCAGCGTCGAACTGCGTGACGTGCGCGGGCGGGTGGTCGGTGAGGCGGAGTTGCGGGAAGATCCGGCCGGTGTGGTCACCCTGCGCATCCAACTTCAGGGCTTCCAGGAAGCCGTCCCCGGCGAGCACGGTCTACACCTGCACGCGGTCGGCGCCTGTACTCCCACCTTCGCGACGGCAGGAGGGCATTTCAATCCTTCAAGCCGCCCGCACGGGTACCTCAACCGGGACGGGCACCATGCAGGCGACCTGCCCAACCTGCGCGTCGATGCAGACGGAAATGCCACGCTGCAGGTCAGAACTTCTCAGGTGACGCTGAGTGAAGGAGCGCATTCCCTCTTCGACGCGGACGGCGCCGCCCTGGTGCTCCACACAGGACCTGACGACTACCTGACGGACCCGGCCGGAGCAAGCGGAGACCGCATCGCGTGTGGCGTTCTGACCCGCGTGCCCTGGCGAGCGGTGGTCCGTCAAAGCGATCCCATCGCTGCCTCCTTCTTCTGA
- a CDS encoding ATP-binding protein codes for METVLTASHSLITPVYGRTRELQTLMRMLRNGTRLVTLRGPGGIGKTALAQHIAHAVQQAGDRVVFVDLATIRDAHQVLDTIAATLPAADRQETALRTIVSALANRPTLLILDNFEQILDAAGDLLELLAAADTVQLLVTSRTVLGLHDEHEYPLEPLSLPASLERLEDSAAVEMFVHRVQAVQPEFQITPENAQEVAALVNALEGVPLAIELAAARLRSYTLTDLVHHLDHPLAFLKADFRDRPERLRSLRATVQWSYDLLGDGDREVFECCAVFEGSFTPEALVAVWRHSAILDRVDALLEHSFLQRQAGSTTRWKMLQPLREHALEKLDARTTHTWRDRHAQYYLTIAVEALEPHAGFHMIAQQYAPDYPNMREGLTWAIEHQQAEVALRYLPGISRIWIPFGLFQEGLRLSQRALALPAPGLDYLRPHALHAVLECLLGLGLYETFTSVARELLEVSQAQGDISEELTGCLAVALGEHWAGRNEDAVRTSHGLIRRCEQLLTVPPEQRPFSVTDGWLRMTIINALNNAVFPLLELGEYEQALHFTEAAEKWARQSGVPDYISCLALVQYHMGLYREAAQTLLSNIHFYLEKEFWAELAAQVKEFGLVLAAQDEPKLAVQFFSFTHRLEHGLTGAVGRYITMLFDRVLAELRQNMGDGAYQQAWQEGAYLTPEEMRRKAEAFVQSLQEQDQRENTAPASGGPGAHTPSHGLTAREVEVLALVAQGHPDRRIAKLLGISPATASKHVANVLGKLGMRNRVELARWAMQHEPG; via the coding sequence ATGGAGACCGTTCTGACCGCGTCCCATTCCCTGATCACTCCCGTGTATGGCCGCACACGTGAGCTACAGACCTTGATGCGCATGCTTCGCAACGGCACGAGGCTTGTGACCCTCCGCGGGCCGGGGGGCATCGGGAAAACAGCTTTGGCCCAGCACATCGCGCATGCCGTGCAGCAGGCCGGTGACCGAGTCGTGTTCGTTGATCTGGCCACGATCCGTGATGCTCATCAGGTGCTTGACACCATCGCGGCTACCCTGCCGGCTGCCGATCGGCAGGAGACAGCCCTGCGCACCATCGTCAGCGCACTCGCCAATCGGCCGACACTCCTGATCCTCGACAACTTCGAGCAGATCCTAGACGCCGCGGGTGATCTCCTCGAGTTGCTGGCTGCCGCCGACACCGTGCAGCTGCTCGTCACCAGCCGCACGGTTCTGGGGTTGCATGACGAACACGAGTATCCTCTCGAACCTCTCTCCCTGCCAGCATCACTCGAGCGGCTCGAAGACAGTGCCGCGGTCGAGATGTTCGTTCACCGTGTCCAAGCTGTCCAGCCGGAGTTCCAGATCACGCCTGAGAACGCCCAGGAAGTGGCGGCCCTGGTCAACGCCCTCGAGGGTGTACCGCTGGCCATCGAACTTGCGGCGGCTCGCCTGCGGAGCTACACCCTGACGGATCTCGTGCATCACCTCGATCATCCGCTGGCCTTCCTGAAGGCTGATTTCCGTGACCGTCCCGAACGGCTGCGTTCCCTGCGGGCAACCGTCCAGTGGAGTTACGACCTGTTGGGTGATGGTGACCGGGAGGTCTTTGAGTGTTGCGCCGTCTTCGAGGGCAGTTTCACCCCTGAAGCGTTGGTCGCGGTGTGGCGACACTCCGCCATTCTTGACAGGGTAGATGCCTTGCTGGAGCACAGCTTCCTGCAACGGCAGGCAGGCTCCACGACCCGCTGGAAGATGCTGCAGCCCTTGCGCGAACATGCCCTCGAAAAGTTGGATGCCCGCACCACCCACACCTGGCGCGACCGTCATGCTCAGTACTACCTGACCATCGCGGTTGAGGCACTGGAGCCGCACGCTGGATTCCATATGATCGCGCAGCAGTACGCGCCGGACTACCCGAATATGCGCGAGGGGCTCACCTGGGCCATCGAACACCAGCAGGCAGAGGTCGCCCTGCGGTACTTGCCTGGCATCAGCCGCATCTGGATTCCATTTGGCCTGTTCCAGGAAGGGCTGAGGCTTTCACAACGCGCCCTGGCACTTCCCGCGCCTGGCCTGGATTATCTGCGTCCACACGCCCTTCATGCTGTGCTCGAATGCCTGCTGGGCCTGGGCCTGTATGAAACATTCACCTCGGTGGCCAGGGAATTACTGGAGGTGAGTCAAGCGCAGGGGGATATCTCGGAGGAGCTTACCGGGTGTCTGGCAGTGGCTCTGGGAGAGCACTGGGCCGGGCGCAATGAGGACGCCGTACGCACGAGTCATGGACTCATTCGGCGCTGCGAGCAGTTGCTGACCGTACCTCCAGAGCAGAGACCTTTCAGCGTCACCGATGGTTGGCTCCGAATGACGATCATCAATGCGTTGAACAATGCGGTGTTCCCCCTGCTCGAACTCGGCGAGTACGAACAGGCACTGCACTTCACCGAGGCGGCAGAGAAATGGGCCCGGCAGAGTGGCGTGCCCGATTACATCAGTTGTCTGGCCCTGGTTCAGTACCATATGGGCCTCTACCGGGAGGCGGCCCAGACTCTCCTCTCAAACATCCACTTTTATCTGGAAAAAGAATTCTGGGCGGAGCTTGCGGCGCAAGTCAAGGAATTCGGCCTGGTTCTCGCGGCCCAAGATGAGCCGAAACTGGCCGTTCAGTTTTTTTCCTTCACGCATCGTCTCGAACACGGGTTGACAGGGGCGGTCGGCCGGTATATCACCATGCTGTTTGACCGGGTTCTGGCCGAGCTGCGGCAAAACATGGGGGATGGAGCCTACCAGCAGGCCTGGCAGGAGGGAGCGTATCTCACGCCGGAGGAGATGCGGCGGAAAGCGGAAGCGTTCGTGCAGAGCCTGCAGGAGCAGGACCAGCGCGAAAACACGGCTCCAGCAAGCGGTGGCCCGGGTGCCCATACGCCGAGTCACGGCCTGACGGCCCGTGAAGTGGAGGTGCTGGCGCTGGTGGCGCAGGGTCATCCGGACAGGCGAATCGCGAAGCTGCTGGGCATCAGTCCAGCCACGGCGAGCAAACATGTCGCCAATGTGCTTGGGAAGCTGGGGATGCGGAACCGCGTGGAGCTGGCACGCTGGGCCATGCAACACGAACCGGGCTGA
- a CDS encoding helix-turn-helix domain-containing protein, with amino-acid sequence MAYIHEHHAEPLQMADVAHRTQMSLVTLERQIKRVYGVTPNQLLMRAQVEAATRLLQTTDLPVARIAVECGYFDHRAFSQIFKSAVGMTPRQFRQLFFREARK; translated from the coding sequence GTGGCATACATTCATGAGCACCATGCCGAGCCGCTGCAGATGGCGGATGTGGCACACCGCACACAGATGAGTCTGGTCACTCTCGAGCGCCAGATCAAACGGGTCTATGGGGTGACGCCGAATCAACTGCTGATGCGCGCCCAGGTCGAAGCTGCCACCCGACTGCTGCAGACCACGGATCTGCCGGTTGCCCGGATTGCGGTTGAGTGCGGCTACTTTGATCACAGGGCGTTCAGCCAGATCTTCAAGTCGGCGGTCGGGATGACGCCACGTCAGTTTCGCCAATTGTTTTTCCGGGAAGCGCGTAAGTGA